The Paeniglutamicibacter sulfureus genome includes a region encoding these proteins:
- a CDS encoding GNAT family N-acetyltransferase has protein sequence MGSSASDELIGTWVTGWAGARGYESRHEGRVHAALRHDTSGDWEYVIFEPSNEELVAVAETLHKHPKRRLTAFANETTTLVDAARAAGLKVLNADEVLMVTEMGGHDVEEPRPYDGFSFQIERDQAHAYVSIHPDEDPEVVAASGHVSAVNGYAIFDRIITAPDFRRRGLGSLTMRALVSLALEHDVEEGLLIASIDGQQLYKSLGWTDLGNVVLFEGTQEA, from the coding sequence ATGGGATCTTCTGCAAGCGATGAATTAATCGGCACATGGGTTACGGGCTGGGCTGGTGCACGAGGCTACGAGAGCAGGCACGAGGGCCGCGTCCATGCCGCCCTGCGCCACGACACCTCGGGCGACTGGGAGTACGTCATTTTCGAGCCATCCAATGAGGAATTGGTGGCTGTTGCCGAGACGCTGCACAAGCACCCCAAGCGTCGGCTGACTGCGTTCGCCAACGAGACCACCACACTGGTTGACGCTGCCCGGGCGGCCGGACTCAAGGTACTCAATGCCGATGAGGTCCTGATGGTCACGGAAATGGGCGGCCACGATGTCGAGGAGCCCCGTCCCTACGACGGCTTCTCGTTCCAGATCGAACGCGACCAGGCCCACGCCTACGTCTCCATCCACCCTGACGAAGACCCCGAGGTGGTGGCCGCCAGTGGCCACGTGTCGGCCGTGAACGGCTACGCGATCTTTGACCGCATCATCACGGCGCCGGATTTCCGCCGTCGCGGCCTGGGCAGCCTGACGATGCGCGCATTGGTCTCCCTGGCGCTGGAGCACGATGTCGAGGAGGGTCTGCTGATCGCCAGCATCGACGGGCAGCAGCTCTACAAGTCCCTCGGCTGGACCGATCTGGGCAACGTCGTACTCTTTGAAGGAACCCAGGAAGCCTAA
- a CDS encoding HNH endonuclease signature motif containing protein yields MDTDRFIALATGTRGNPGHSLAPDDELRALLEAQRIIRDLSRRVAASTTSPTAALLFAHAAEDGHRAAAHAQLLAADTARRTLAHELPEATFDAIAAIHRDPAAYNDGTLELPADPATVPTGRLVFRDTAELLAGTLNVGYFQARERVNSIDLLLPGTDIHGIEQPPRFPLLAEDFANGTADPKEISAAARRLEKLTPHINQQPDPAVLSGQLEAQVAESVRREDPRTTAKLLAGIRTALEHGIKDVPAEILRTKVGLFYRGTTGGIGEFLLRTLPADTATLLALCAQTDNPRTKAGDRDGLLQQALATAEDANGHGGTSSESTDQSTNAGAGAGAGAGASFPDFLVDAATGQPLTDQAIVNSLSLDSLEINPNNLFSGNSDGATRTKGNGLGAGDPVTMNSTSLGTDGLTPPQRHLQGLMNLIKTAGKPSNGKKTTGLPSPKTLIIATLAELQGLADTHGLTNHGQQLSPAELRQALCNGGAIPAVMGGDSQILDLGQEQRFFPDYMREIILGIYGGCIVPGCTVPPEHCEIHHFQPFATGGKTEVNSGVPACTSAHHGFHTGLMTVVRDTDGLFSVILPKFMDPEQKPRRNNYWRSNSPTPPLF; encoded by the coding sequence ATGGACACCGACCGGTTCATCGCACTGGCCACGGGCACCCGTGGCAATCCGGGGCACTCCTTGGCCCCGGACGATGAGCTGCGCGCCCTGCTGGAGGCCCAGCGCATCATCCGGGACCTGTCCCGACGCGTTGCCGCCAGCACCACCTCCCCCACCGCCGCGTTGCTCTTCGCCCACGCCGCCGAGGACGGACACCGCGCAGCCGCACACGCGCAACTGCTGGCCGCCGACACCGCCAGGCGCACCCTGGCCCACGAACTGCCCGAGGCCACTTTCGACGCCATCGCCGCCATCCACCGCGACCCGGCAGCATACAACGACGGCACCCTGGAATTGCCGGCGGACCCGGCCACCGTACCCACCGGGCGCCTCGTCTTCCGGGACACCGCCGAACTGCTCGCCGGGACCCTGAACGTGGGATATTTCCAGGCCCGCGAGCGTGTCAACAGCATCGACCTCCTGCTGCCGGGCACCGACATCCACGGCATTGAGCAGCCACCCCGCTTCCCGCTCCTGGCGGAAGACTTCGCCAACGGCACCGCCGACCCGAAGGAAATTAGCGCCGCCGCCCGCAGGCTCGAAAAACTCACGCCCCACATCAACCAGCAACCAGACCCTGCCGTGCTGTCCGGGCAGCTGGAGGCACAGGTCGCCGAATCCGTCCGCCGCGAGGATCCCCGCACCACCGCCAAGCTTCTCGCCGGCATCCGGACCGCGCTCGAACACGGCATCAAGGACGTCCCCGCGGAAATCCTGCGCACCAAGGTCGGGCTCTTCTACCGTGGGACCACCGGCGGCATCGGCGAATTCCTGCTCCGTACCCTCCCGGCCGACACCGCTACCCTTCTGGCCCTCTGCGCACAAACCGACAATCCCCGGACCAAGGCCGGGGACCGCGACGGGCTGCTCCAACAAGCCCTCGCCACGGCCGAAGACGCCAATGGCCATGGCGGCACTTCCAGTGAATCCACCGACCAGTCGACGAACGCTGGCGCCGGTGCCGGTGCCGGTGCCGGTGCGAGCTTCCCGGACTTTCTCGTCGACGCCGCCACCGGCCAACCATTGACCGACCAGGCGATCGTCAACTCCCTTTCCTTGGACTCCCTCGAGATCAACCCGAACAATCTGTTCTCCGGCAACTCAGATGGAGCCACCCGAACCAAGGGAAACGGCTTGGGGGCCGGTGATCCGGTCACCATGAACTCGACGTCCTTGGGAACAGACGGACTGACGCCGCCCCAACGACATCTTCAAGGCCTGATGAACCTCATCAAGACCGCCGGCAAACCGAGCAACGGGAAGAAGACCACAGGTCTGCCCTCACCCAAGACCCTCATCATTGCAACCCTTGCCGAACTCCAGGGCCTGGCCGACACCCACGGCCTCACCAACCACGGCCAACAACTTTCCCCCGCGGAATTGCGCCAGGCCCTATGCAACGGCGGAGCCATCCCCGCGGTCATGGGCGGTGACAGCCAGATCCTGGATCTCGGGCAGGAGCAACGCTTCTTCCCCGACTACATGCGCGAAATCATCCTCGGCATCTACGGCGGATGCATCGTGCCAGGCTGCACCGTGCCTCCCGAGCATTGTGAAATCCACCATTTCCAACCATTCGCCACGGGCGGGAAGACTGAGGTCAATTCGGGCGTCCCGGCATGCACCTCGGCCCATCACGGCTTCCACACCGGACTCATGACAGTCGTCCGCGACACCGACGGACTCTTCAGCGTCATCCTGCCCAAGTTCATGGACCCCGAACAGAAGCCCCGGCGCAACAACTACTGGCGAAGCAACAGCCCCACCCCGCCGCTGTTCTAG
- a CDS encoding DEAD/DEAH box helicase, translated as MNAYSEQIAQLGHGPTPQALLHSRIIEAREALPGPWPEWVHPDVRTAFERTGVSSPWLHQVQAATLAQEGHHTIVATGTASGKSLAYQLPALNAIHTSSLENQASLVPNDATVLYLAPTKALAADQLTAIEGYRLPTVRAAGYDGDTEISARRWIRDHSNFILSNPDMLHFGILPNHTWWARVLRRLKFVIIDEAHSYRGVFGSNIANLLRRLRRICAHYGADPVFIGASATSADPAESFSRLIGAPAREVTNDFSPKGSVTIALWEPPLTELHGENGAPTRRTVIAETSNLLANLVCSQVRTLAFIKSRRGAETIATITRSMVDQVHPSLPDRVAAYRSGYLPAERRELENALRNGTLLGVASTSALELGIDVAGLDAVLVAGWPGTRASFFQQIGRAGRAGQDSLAVLVASDDPLDTYLVNHPEAIFEAGVEATVFDPENPYVLSGHLCAAAEELPLRVEDLAAFGPSAQGLLESLVQRGFLRRRPAGWFWTHPEHAASMVNLRADGGGPVSIIESDTGALLGTMDSPQTHYQAHNGAIYVHQGATYVVDELNETDHCVMVTRANPDFYTQARDITTVEVIETDRSEAWGPITANFGDVVVTTQVVSFQRKSVMSNEILSEEPLELEARDLHTKSVWFTIPEKRLLAAGISPEEFPGSLHAAEHAAIGLLPLVASSDRWDIGGVSTALHMDTGMPTIFVYDGHPGGAGFAERGFDKARTWIRATRDAIAACECATGCPSCVQSPKCGNKNNPLDKAGAVRLLTALLQEAQGAAGPVPKG; from the coding sequence GTGAATGCTTACTCGGAACAGATCGCCCAGCTCGGCCACGGGCCAACACCCCAGGCACTGCTCCATTCCCGAATCATCGAGGCCAGGGAGGCTTTGCCCGGCCCATGGCCGGAGTGGGTACACCCGGACGTCAGGACCGCCTTTGAACGCACCGGCGTGTCATCCCCATGGCTGCACCAGGTACAGGCCGCGACCCTCGCCCAAGAAGGCCATCACACTATCGTTGCGACGGGCACCGCCTCGGGCAAATCGTTGGCCTACCAGCTTCCCGCCCTCAATGCGATCCACACCTCGTCCTTGGAAAACCAGGCCAGCTTGGTGCCGAACGATGCCACCGTGCTCTATCTGGCACCCACGAAGGCCTTGGCCGCCGATCAGCTCACGGCCATCGAGGGCTACCGGCTGCCCACGGTGCGGGCCGCCGGCTATGACGGAGACACCGAAATATCGGCCCGTCGCTGGATCCGTGACCACTCGAACTTCATTCTCTCCAACCCCGACATGCTGCACTTCGGAATTCTTCCCAACCACACCTGGTGGGCACGGGTGTTGCGCCGGCTCAAATTCGTCATCATCGACGAGGCACATTCCTACCGGGGTGTCTTCGGTTCCAACATCGCAAACTTGCTGCGCCGACTGCGCAGGATCTGCGCGCACTACGGGGCCGACCCCGTGTTCATCGGTGCCTCCGCAACCAGCGCGGATCCGGCCGAGTCCTTCTCCCGGCTCATCGGCGCCCCAGCCAGGGAGGTCACCAACGACTTCTCCCCCAAGGGCTCGGTCACCATTGCCCTGTGGGAGCCGCCCCTGACCGAGCTACATGGGGAAAACGGAGCACCAACCCGCCGCACGGTGATTGCCGAAACATCAAACTTGCTGGCCAACCTTGTCTGTTCCCAGGTGCGGACACTGGCGTTCATCAAGTCCCGACGCGGCGCGGAAACCATTGCCACCATTACCCGCTCCATGGTGGACCAGGTCCATCCTTCCCTTCCCGACCGGGTGGCCGCCTACCGATCCGGGTACCTGCCCGCCGAGCGCAGGGAGCTCGAAAACGCGCTCCGCAACGGGACCCTGCTCGGCGTTGCCTCGACATCCGCCCTCGAACTGGGCATCGACGTCGCGGGACTCGACGCAGTGCTGGTGGCCGGCTGGCCAGGGACCAGGGCCTCGTTCTTCCAACAGATCGGCCGGGCCGGACGCGCCGGGCAAGATTCGCTTGCTGTCCTGGTGGCCAGCGACGACCCGCTGGACACATATTTGGTCAACCACCCCGAAGCCATTTTTGAGGCCGGCGTGGAAGCCACGGTCTTCGACCCGGAGAATCCCTATGTCCTATCCGGACATCTGTGCGCCGCAGCAGAGGAACTCCCGCTGCGGGTCGAGGACCTTGCCGCCTTCGGGCCCTCCGCGCAGGGCCTGCTCGAATCCCTGGTGCAGCGCGGCTTCCTGCGCCGTCGCCCGGCCGGCTGGTTCTGGACGCACCCCGAACATGCAGCTTCCATGGTGAATCTGCGCGCCGATGGCGGCGGGCCGGTGAGCATCATCGAGTCGGACACCGGTGCCCTGCTGGGAACCATGGACTCGCCGCAGACCCACTACCAGGCGCACAACGGTGCCATCTACGTGCACCAGGGAGCCACCTATGTGGTTGACGAGCTCAACGAAACCGACCATTGCGTCATGGTCACCCGCGCCAACCCGGACTTCTACACCCAGGCCCGGGACATCACCACGGTCGAGGTCATCGAGACCGACCGTTCCGAGGCGTGGGGCCCAATCACCGCGAACTTCGGCGACGTGGTGGTGACCACCCAGGTGGTTTCCTTCCAACGCAAGTCGGTCATGAGCAACGAAATCCTCTCCGAGGAACCACTTGAATTGGAGGCGCGGGACCTGCACACCAAGTCGGTGTGGTTCACCATCCCGGAGAAAAGGTTGTTGGCGGCCGGGATCAGCCCGGAGGAATTCCCCGGCTCACTGCATGCGGCCGAACATGCCGCCATCGGGTTGCTCCCACTGGTGGCATCGAGCGACAGGTGGGACATCGGCGGCGTGTCAACGGCGTTGCACATGGACACCGGCATGCCAACGATTTTCGTGTACGACGGGCACCCCGGCGGCGCCGGATTCGCCGAGCGCGGATTCGACAAGGCGCGGACCTGGATCCGCGCCACCCGCGACGCGATCGCCGCCTGCGAATGCGCCACCGGATGCCCCTCGTGCGTGCAGTCCCCCAAGTGCGGCAACAAGAACAACCCGCTGGACAAGGCAGGTGCCGTGCGCCTGCTCACGGCCCTCCTGCAGGAAGCCCAAGGGGCGGCCGGGCCAGTCCCGAAAGGATAG
- a CDS encoding type II secretion system F family protein: MVTLACAVLLLGAATWLWPAPGHRRSGPIGAIARPERKRRRRANLATDAEDYAKLVRQLAAMLRAGTSPASAFGLLQTIWVVDSTRTATDIHAGCTRALAQWHTGGTLQDGLAAHAAAYPGHGRLWTRLAWCFAISEESGAALADLLDTLAEEAETAADMHRALEAALAGPRATSRLLTYLPGIGLGLGQLLGINPLAVLTTHSVGRVALVCGAALWLGNRIWCARMLRSITNKVPS, translated from the coding sequence ATGGTGACCCTCGCCTGTGCCGTGCTCCTGCTGGGGGCCGCAACCTGGCTATGGCCGGCCCCCGGACATCGCCGCAGCGGGCCGATTGGCGCTATCGCCCGCCCTGAAAGAAAGCGTCGGCGGCGGGCCAACCTCGCCACCGACGCCGAGGACTATGCCAAGCTGGTCCGCCAGCTCGCTGCCATGCTGCGCGCCGGCACCAGCCCCGCCTCCGCCTTCGGGCTGCTGCAAACCATCTGGGTCGTGGACTCCACCCGGACCGCCACCGACATCCACGCCGGCTGCACCCGGGCCCTGGCCCAATGGCACACCGGCGGGACCCTTCAAGACGGACTGGCGGCCCACGCGGCGGCATACCCCGGCCACGGACGGCTCTGGACACGTCTGGCCTGGTGCTTTGCCATCAGCGAGGAATCGGGGGCGGCGCTCGCCGACCTCCTTGACACCCTGGCCGAGGAAGCGGAGACCGCCGCTGACATGCATCGCGCCCTCGAGGCGGCTCTCGCCGGACCACGGGCCACTAGCCGGCTGCTGACCTACCTGCCCGGGATCGGGCTGGGGCTGGGACAACTGCTCGGCATCAACCCGCTGGCGGTTCTCACGACGCATTCGGTGGGCCGGGTGGCGCTGGTCTGTGGTGCGGCATTGTGGCTGGGCAACCGAATCTGGTGCGCACGGATGCTGCGCTCCATCACCAACAAGGTGCCCTCGTGA
- a CDS encoding DUF7059 domain-containing protein, translating to MDSIIGRTEPRFPRIARLWDVTSTENFSQVPDAPRSDDVRLLEQLAGDLRRAEYAHEAITEFLGDSAHEALMRNQLIPALRRIAAQPEPTALGTILGMFMLGTDVGDDEVAAAFPATGIEGLRALGLIEDADGSRNRRARIDLRPHASDADAEIWVASDLGAHQRPGVLRHDHVLGIGQASLTLAQTTVRPQVDSALDLGTGCGIQAFHLLSHARRVVATDISVRALGFTRFNLLLNHQALDIDPGDLSARVDLRLGSLLEPVAGERFDLVVSNPPFVITPRTAGQDDSERFTYRDGGMPGDSLVATLVRTLPGVLKPGGCAQMLANWEITAAENPEEEPDWSAGPRSWLTGDTEAWFIQREVVSPTGYAETWLRDASQGRDPEAFAAQYGAYLDDFASRNVAAIGFGMVWLRRPAAEHPGIGRLFESISYPIEQPIGPYLARDIAVADELDSREAGQLHLVVAEDVTEERHQRPGAEHPGVILLRQGAGLRRTEILDTALAGFVSACDGDLSVSSLVGALESLVGGDDPDFSNRLHEGVLRLIKRGFLLEMRNNR from the coding sequence ATGGATTCCATCATAGGCAGGACGGAGCCCCGTTTTCCCCGGATCGCTAGACTGTGGGACGTGACTTCCACCGAAAACTTTTCCCAGGTTCCCGATGCGCCGCGCAGCGACGACGTCCGTCTTCTTGAACAACTCGCCGGGGACCTGCGGCGGGCGGAATACGCGCACGAAGCCATCACGGAGTTCCTGGGGGACAGCGCCCACGAGGCGCTGATGCGCAACCAGCTCATCCCCGCACTGCGCCGCATCGCGGCCCAGCCCGAGCCAACCGCGCTGGGAACCATCCTCGGGATGTTCATGCTGGGCACCGATGTCGGGGACGACGAGGTCGCCGCCGCTTTCCCCGCCACCGGGATCGAGGGGTTGCGCGCGCTGGGCCTGATCGAGGATGCCGACGGCAGCCGGAACCGCCGGGCCCGGATCGACCTGCGTCCGCACGCCTCGGATGCCGACGCGGAGATCTGGGTGGCCAGCGACCTGGGTGCCCACCAGCGGCCCGGCGTGCTGCGCCACGACCACGTGCTGGGCATCGGGCAGGCCTCCCTGACACTCGCCCAGACCACGGTCCGCCCGCAGGTCGACAGCGCCCTGGACCTGGGCACCGGCTGCGGCATCCAGGCCTTCCACCTGCTTTCCCACGCACGCCGCGTCGTCGCCACCGACATCTCGGTCCGCGCGCTGGGGTTCACGCGCTTCAACCTGCTGCTAAACCACCAGGCCCTGGACATCGATCCCGGGGACCTTTCGGCCCGTGTGGACCTGCGCCTGGGTTCCCTGCTCGAACCGGTGGCGGGGGAGCGCTTTGACCTGGTGGTTTCCAACCCGCCCTTCGTCATCACCCCGCGCACCGCCGGCCAGGACGATTCCGAGCGCTTCACCTACCGCGACGGCGGGATGCCGGGGGATTCCCTGGTGGCCACCCTCGTGCGCACCCTGCCCGGGGTCCTGAAGCCCGGGGGCTGTGCGCAGATGCTGGCCAACTGGGAAATCACCGCCGCGGAGAACCCCGAGGAGGAACCCGACTGGAGCGCCGGGCCGCGCTCCTGGCTTACCGGCGACACCGAGGCCTGGTTCATCCAGCGCGAGGTCGTCAGCCCCACCGGGTACGCCGAGACCTGGTTGCGCGATGCCTCGCAGGGGCGGGACCCGGAGGCCTTCGCCGCGCAGTACGGTGCCTACCTCGACGACTTCGCCTCCCGCAACGTCGCCGCCATCGGCTTCGGCATGGTGTGGCTGCGGCGCCCGGCAGCGGAGCACCCGGGCATCGGCAGGCTCTTCGAATCGATCAGCTACCCCATCGAACAGCCCATCGGCCCGTACCTGGCTCGGGACATCGCCGTGGCCGACGAGCTGGATTCCCGGGAGGCGGGCCAGCTGCACCTGGTGGTGGCCGAGGATGTCACCGAGGAACGGCACCAGCGCCCGGGCGCGGAGCACCCCGGGGTGATCTTGTTACGGCAAGGAGCCGGTTTGCGGCGAACCGAAATTCTGGACACCGCGCTCGCCGGTTTCGTCTCCGCCTGCGACGGCGATTTGAGCGTATCGTCCCTAGTCGGTGCCCTCGAATCGCTGGTGGGAGGCGACGATCCTGACTTTTCCAACCGACTTCACGAGGGGGTTCTCAGGCTTATTAAGCGTGGCTTCCTTTTGGAGATGCGAAACAACCGCTAA
- a CDS encoding rhodanese-related sulfurtransferase yields MSQNRIVLYYAFTPLADPEAVRLWQRALLERWGLRGRIIISSHGINGTVGGEIKNVKAYVKATREYPAFKKMDIKWSEGSAEDFPRISVKVRDEVVSFGAPGELEVDENGVVGGGIHLKPEALHELVETKKAAGQDVLFFDGRNAFEAQIGKFKNAIVPDVDTTHDFIAEIESGKYDDMKDQPIVTYCTGGIRCEVLSSLMVKRGFTEVYQMQGGIVRYGETYGDKGLWEGSLYVFDKRMHMEFSEDAVTIGQCVGCSAPTNKFENCSNLSCRNLRLFCADCAADEKLRQCPECVAEAKDRIEV; encoded by the coding sequence GTGTCGCAGAACCGAATTGTCTTGTATTACGCCTTTACCCCGCTAGCCGACCCCGAGGCCGTGCGCCTTTGGCAGCGAGCCCTGCTTGAGAGGTGGGGCCTGCGAGGCCGCATCATCATTTCCAGCCACGGCATCAATGGAACTGTCGGCGGTGAGATCAAGAACGTCAAGGCCTACGTCAAGGCCACCCGGGAGTATCCGGCCTTCAAGAAAATGGACATCAAGTGGTCGGAAGGCTCGGCTGAGGACTTCCCCCGGATTTCCGTAAAGGTCCGCGACGAAGTGGTTTCCTTTGGTGCCCCGGGTGAATTGGAAGTCGACGAAAACGGTGTGGTGGGCGGCGGAATCCACCTGAAGCCCGAGGCCCTGCACGAACTTGTTGAAACCAAGAAGGCCGCGGGCCAGGACGTGCTCTTCTTTGACGGACGCAACGCCTTCGAAGCACAGATCGGCAAGTTCAAGAACGCCATTGTGCCCGACGTCGATACGACCCATGACTTCATTGCCGAGATCGAATCGGGCAAGTACGACGACATGAAGGACCAGCCGATCGTCACCTATTGCACCGGCGGCATCCGCTGCGAGGTGTTGTCCTCGCTCATGGTCAAGCGCGGCTTCACGGAGGTCTACCAGATGCAGGGCGGCATCGTGCGCTACGGGGAGACCTACGGCGACAAGGGCCTATGGGAAGGATCACTATACGTGTTCGACAAGCGCATGCACATGGAGTTCAGTGAGGACGCAGTGACCATTGGGCAGTGCGTGGGCTGTTCGGCCCCCACGAACAAATTCGAGAACTGCTCCAACTTGTCCTGCCGCAACCTACGGCTGTTCTGCGCCGACTGCGCTGCCGATGAGAAGCTGCGCCAGTGTCCGGAATGTGTCGCGGAAGCCAAGGACCGCATCGAGGTGTAG
- a CDS encoding ArsR/SmtB family transcription factor, whose translation MSQNTSSGPGAKSAGLSPMPVTSVSISDPQAIRALAHEARLTVLEELFASQSTRTATELATRCELTPSAMSYHLRALEKYGYVVRAASEGDGRERRWKAAGGQLVLGSLSDSTSAKNAYLNVQLNAFRDRLSAEIARRDKERKAGKEPEPDRASATTGVVFLSESQRKEFIAKVYGLLYEYEALAEPEQRGVDGDRLYYMLSFLPEIRGEQGP comes from the coding sequence ATGAGCCAGAACACTTCCTCGGGACCCGGCGCCAAGAGCGCCGGCCTGTCGCCGATGCCCGTCACTTCGGTGTCGATCAGCGACCCGCAAGCTATTCGCGCGCTCGCCCACGAGGCGCGCCTGACGGTCCTCGAGGAACTCTTCGCCTCGCAGTCCACGCGCACGGCCACCGAGCTCGCCACGCGCTGTGAACTGACGCCCAGCGCCATGAGCTACCACCTGCGCGCCCTGGAAAAATACGGCTACGTGGTCCGCGCCGCCAGCGAGGGCGACGGGCGCGAGCGTCGCTGGAAGGCCGCCGGCGGACAGCTCGTCCTGGGTTCGCTCTCGGATTCGACCAGCGCGAAGAATGCCTACCTCAACGTCCAGCTCAATGCCTTCCGCGATCGGCTCTCGGCTGAAATCGCGCGCCGTGACAAAGAACGCAAGGCCGGCAAGGAACCGGAACCCGACAGGGCCTCGGCGACCACGGGCGTGGTGTTCCTCTCCGAGTCCCAGCGCAAGGAGTTCATCGCCAAGGTCTACGGACTGCTCTACGAATACGAGGCCCTGGCCGAACCCGAGCAGCGCGGCGTCGACGGCGATCGACTGTACTACATGCTTTCCTTCCTGCCCGAAATCCGCGGCGAGCAAGGCCCCTGA
- a CDS encoding GNAT family N-acetyltransferase, translated as MIEITTTHLQQLSAGELRPSSRALPADARIERVAEITPEFSKFLYQGVGSGWNWSDRLSLTRSAWESLLRAPGSETHVLYVDGAPGGYVELSGRIEDSGTEVEIMYFGLFPQCIGRGLGGALLTEGLSRAWDLDARVGGFPPVSRVWVHTCSLDGPAALANYEARGLRIFHTETELVEPGDGAAGLWPGESLAS; from the coding sequence ATGATCGAGATCACCACCACACACCTGCAGCAGCTCTCTGCCGGGGAGCTTCGCCCCTCGTCCCGTGCCCTCCCGGCCGATGCCCGGATCGAGCGGGTCGCGGAGATCACCCCGGAGTTCAGCAAGTTCCTGTACCAGGGCGTGGGCAGCGGCTGGAATTGGTCCGACAGGCTCTCCCTCACCCGCAGCGCCTGGGAGTCGCTTCTTCGCGCCCCGGGATCCGAGACCCACGTGCTTTACGTCGACGGGGCACCGGGCGGATACGTCGAATTGAGCGGACGGATCGAGGATTCCGGCACCGAGGTCGAGATCATGTACTTCGGCCTTTTCCCGCAGTGCATCGGGCGCGGCCTGGGCGGGGCCCTGTTGACGGAGGGTCTATCGCGGGCCTGGGACCTCGACGCCCGGGTCGGGGGCTTCCCGCCGGTGAGCCGGGTCTGGGTGCACACCTGTTCGCTGGATGGACCGGCGGCCCTGGCCAATTACGAGGCCCGCGGGTTGCGGATCTTCCACACAGAAACCGAGCTGGTCGAGCCCGGCGACGGGGCGGCCGGGCTGTGGCCGGGGGAATCACTGGCCTCTTAA
- a CDS encoding DUF4244 domain-containing protein, with protein sequence MDNNNNAPGHIDLHDRTEPPAGLLNDEEGSTTAEFAIVTLAAVAFAGLLVSILSSGDVRGLLMGLIRQALSF encoded by the coding sequence ATGGACAACAACAACAACGCCCCGGGCCACATCGACCTGCACGATCGCACCGAGCCGCCCGCCGGCCTGCTGAACGACGAGGAAGGCAGCACCACCGCTGAATTCGCCATCGTCACGCTGGCCGCGGTGGCCTTCGCCGGCCTGCTGGTGAGCATTCTCTCCAGCGGCGACGTACGCGGACTGCTGATGGGCCTGATTCGCCAGGCCCTGTCCTTCTAG
- a CDS encoding TadE family type IV pilus minor pilin, producing the protein MARQSETGSSTAEVAVLLPAVAILLAVVAGAGAVGGEQVRIQQAASAAARELARGSDSGTATGTAHRIAGGQISVSCGQSGGYGHVVVRSGVHLPLLGEVELRAEASARTEQQS; encoded by the coding sequence ATGGCCAGGCAATCAGAGACCGGCAGCAGCACAGCCGAAGTGGCAGTGCTGCTGCCCGCCGTGGCCATCTTGCTGGCCGTGGTCGCGGGGGCAGGAGCCGTGGGAGGCGAGCAGGTGCGCATCCAGCAGGCCGCCAGTGCCGCGGCCAGGGAACTGGCTCGCGGCTCCGACTCCGGGACGGCCACGGGCACCGCGCACCGCATTGCCGGTGGCCAGATTAGCGTGAGCTGTGGCCAATCCGGCGGATACGGCCATGTCGTGGTTCGGTCCGGGGTTCACTTGCCACTGCTTGGCGAGGTCGAACTCCGGGCCGAGGCCAGCGCGCGCACGGAGCAGCAGTCATGA
- a CDS encoding Rv3654c family TadE-like protein, with translation MSQATNQAQRGSGTVLMLSVVCLAALGLVVVLMFTAVAQAGAKAGTAADLAALAAADAARRLLPGDPCGVAASTAAANAATLTSCNRQGKGGEVVTVEVHVSVSPVGWLPPVTRATSVARAGPPPQPWRGP, from the coding sequence ATGAGCCAGGCGACGAACCAAGCGCAACGCGGCAGCGGAACCGTTCTCATGCTGTCCGTGGTGTGCCTGGCCGCGCTCGGGCTGGTGGTGGTGCTGATGTTCACCGCGGTGGCCCAAGCCGGGGCCAAGGCGGGCACAGCGGCCGATCTGGCGGCCCTGGCCGCAGCGGACGCCGCCCGCCGCCTGCTTCCGGGTGATCCGTGCGGGGTCGCCGCCAGCACAGCCGCTGCCAATGCGGCCACCCTGACCAGCTGCAACCGTCAGGGAAAGGGTGGGGAAGTGGTGACGGTGGAAGTCCACGTGTCGGTCTCGCCGGTTGGCTGGCTGCCGCCGGTGACCCGCGCCACCTCGGTGGCACGGGCGGGACCGCCGCCGCAACCCTGGCGCGGTCCCTGA